One genomic segment of Mangifera indica cultivar Alphonso chromosome 6, CATAS_Mindica_2.1, whole genome shotgun sequence includes these proteins:
- the LOC123219415 gene encoding CBL-interacting serine/threonine-protein kinase 5-like, protein MEEQAEKKQNCWSNGARNALFGKYEMGRLLGQGTFAKVYFGRNLATQECVAVKVILKDQVKKEGLMEQITREISIMRLVRHPNIVELKEVMATKAKIFFIMEYVKGGELFTKVAKGKLKEDLARKYFQQLISAVDFCHSRGVYHRDLKPENLLLDGNEELKVSDFGLSALPEQIWNDGLLHTRCGTPSYVAPEVLRKKGYDGAKSDIWSCGVILFVLLAGFLPFQDENVMKMYRKIFKAEFEFPPWISPDARKLISRILVTDPEKRITVSEIMRTPWFQKGFCKPVAFSIDEKFSMENGFVSGEDDPGEIELVRTKSSSPPFYNAFEFISSMSTGFDLSGLFENKRKSGSMFTSRSSASTIMGKLETLARKLNFGVCVNEFKVKMLGKEEGRKGKLVVTAEVFEVAPEVAVVEFSKSSGDTLEYKKFCEEDVRPALKDIVWTWQGEDNCQCH, encoded by the coding sequence ATGGAAGAACAAGCTGAGAAGAAACAAAACTGTTGGAGCAATGGGGCAAGAAATGCTCTCTTTGGAAAGTATGAGATGGGGCGATTATTAGGCCAAGGCACCTTCGCCAAGGTCTATTTTGGGAGGAACCTCGCCACTCAAGAGTGTGTTGCAGTGAAAGTTATTCTGAAAGATCAGGTTAAGAAAGAAGGTTTAATGGAGCAAATCACGAGGGAAATTTCAATTATGCGTTTGGTGAGACACCCCAACATTGTTGAACTCAAAGAAGTGATGGCAACGAAGGCTAAGATCTTCTTTATAATGGAATATGTCAAGGGTGGAGAATTATTCACAAAAGTAGCAAAGGGAAAGCTGAAGGAGGACTTGGCGAGAAAGTATTTTCAGCAGCTGATTAGCGCGGTTGATTTTTGCCATAGTCGCGGCGTTTATCACCGTGATTTGAAGCCGGAAAATCTTCTCCTGGATGGAAACGAGGAGTTGAAAGTCTCCGATTTCGGTCTCTCCGCTTTGCCGGAACAGATTTGGAATGATGGATTGTTGCATACAAGATGTGGAACTCCTTCATATGTTGCACCTGAAGTCCTGAGAAAAAAAGGATACGATGGAGCAAAATCGGACATATGGTCTTGCGGGGTTATTCTCTTTGTACTTCTTGCAGGATTTTTACCTTTCCAGGATGAAAATGTTATGAAGATGTACAGGAAAATTTTCAAGGCAGAGTTTGAATTTCCACCCTGGATTTCCCCCGATGCCAGGAAATTGATATCCAGGATCCTGGTGACTGATCCTGAAAAGAGAATTACAGTTTCAGAAATTATGCGGACTCCCTGGTTTCAGAAAGGGTTTTGTAAACCTGTGGCGTTTTCCATTGATGAGAAATTTTCAATGGAGAATGGTTTTGTAAGTGGTGAAGATGATCCTGGAGAGATTGAATTAGTAAGAACAAAGAGTTCATCACCCCCTTTCTATAATGCATTCGAGTTCATATCATCGATGTCGACCGGGTTTGATCTGTCAGGATTGTTTGAGAATAAGAGGAAATCGGGTTCCATGTTTACATCTAGATCTTCGGCTTCAACCATCATGGGGAAGCTTGAGACATTGGCGAGGAAGTTGAATTTTGGAGTCTGTGTGAACGAGTTCAAGGTGAAAATGCTGGGAAAAGAGGAGGGTAGAAAGGGGAAATTAGTGGTGACAGCGGAGGTTTTCGAGGTGGCGCCGGAGGTTGCAGTGGTCGAGTTCTCAAAGTCATCCGGAGACACTCTTGAGTACAAGAAGTTCTGTGAGGAAGATGTGAGGCCTGCTCTGAAAGACATAGTTTGGACTTGGCAAGGTGAAGATAATTGTCAATGTCACTAA